In a genomic window of Spirosoma agri:
- the malQ gene encoding 4-alpha-glucanotransferase: MLQQRSSGLLLHITSLPSAHGVGDLGPEAYRFADFLYAAGQTYWQILPLTPVDPGAGFSPYSSPSAFAGNVLLISLEKLAEDNLLSPEDLAVFNEQSLQGVSVSEAPSTSGDTTSAVLAGPLVLAPSTLHAAWLKKRPLLQVAAETFLREATPGQRSDYDRFCLWQTDWLEDYALFSALQEETGEPTWVRWSEDIVRREPAALARQRELLHDRIEVIKVLQYFFLRQWNELIAYCYTRKIHLIGDIPIYVQFNSADVWANQTLFKLDDHLQPLFVAGAPPDYFSEYGQRWGNPIYDWEEHRRTGFAWWMHRLRHQMSLYSLTRLDHFLGFAIYWEIPASEPTAKVGEWVKAPIEPFMHAMYRQFVHLPVIAEDLGARTADMQPHLRHYGIPGMRVIQFGFGDDLPTSSHAVHNHTENVVVYSGTHDNNTTLGWFRESSAEVRQRLDEYIGVPVDEDNVVDQVVRLTMQSVARLAIMPVQDILNLDETNRMNTPGLGGRSWQWRLQSGQLTDEAAEKLLKITKMTGRAEGA; encoded by the coding sequence ATGCTTCAACAACGCTCAAGCGGCCTTCTGCTCCATATTACGTCATTACCCTCCGCGCACGGCGTTGGGGACTTAGGGCCGGAAGCATACCGCTTCGCCGATTTCCTGTACGCTGCTGGTCAAACCTATTGGCAAATTCTGCCCCTGACGCCGGTCGATCCGGGAGCGGGCTTTTCACCCTACAGTAGCCCTTCGGCTTTTGCTGGCAATGTTCTATTGATTAGTCTGGAAAAGCTGGCCGAAGACAATCTGCTAAGCCCAGAGGATCTGGCGGTGTTCAATGAACAGTCGCTTCAGGGGGTTTCGGTAAGCGAAGCTCCGTCCACATCCGGTGATACGACATCGGCCGTGCTGGCCGGACCGCTTGTGCTGGCACCGTCCACGCTTCATGCTGCCTGGCTAAAAAAACGTCCTCTCCTGCAAGTAGCCGCCGAAACGTTCCTGCGCGAAGCAACGCCTGGTCAACGCAGTGATTATGATCGGTTTTGTCTCTGGCAGACTGACTGGCTCGAGGATTATGCCCTTTTTTCGGCCCTGCAAGAGGAAACCGGTGAACCGACTTGGGTGCGCTGGTCGGAGGATATCGTTCGACGCGAACCGGCTGCGCTGGCCCGTCAGCGGGAGTTGCTCCATGACCGGATTGAGGTGATCAAGGTCTTGCAATATTTCTTTCTGCGGCAATGGAATGAGCTGATCGCGTATTGCTACACTCGGAAAATACACCTCATCGGCGATATTCCGATCTACGTTCAGTTCAACAGCGCTGATGTGTGGGCCAACCAGACTCTGTTCAAACTGGATGATCACTTGCAGCCTTTGTTTGTTGCTGGGGCTCCACCCGATTATTTCAGTGAGTATGGCCAGCGATGGGGAAATCCGATCTATGATTGGGAAGAACATCGGCGAACGGGTTTTGCCTGGTGGATGCACCGCCTAAGGCATCAGATGTCGCTGTACAGTCTGACGCGCCTTGACCACTTTCTGGGTTTTGCGATCTATTGGGAAATTCCCGCCAGTGAGCCAACCGCCAAAGTTGGGGAGTGGGTAAAAGCCCCGATCGAGCCGTTTATGCACGCGATGTACCGCCAGTTCGTGCATTTGCCAGTCATTGCGGAAGATCTGGGAGCTCGTACGGCTGACATGCAGCCTCATCTGCGTCATTATGGTATTCCGGGTATGCGTGTGATTCAGTTTGGCTTCGGGGATGATTTGCCAACGTCTTCTCACGCCGTTCATAACCATACTGAAAATGTGGTCGTTTATTCGGGTACGCACGATAACAACACAACCCTGGGCTGGTTCCGTGAATCCAGTGCAGAGGTACGCCAACGACTGGATGAGTACATTGGCGTTCCCGTTGACGAAGATAATGTCGTCGATCAGGTTGTTCGCTTGACGATGCAATCCGTTGCCCGACTCGCTATTATGCCCGTACAGGACATTCTAAATCTTGACGAAACCAACCGAATGAATACGCCGGGGCTGGGCGGTCGAAGTTGGCAATGGCGATTACAATCTGGTCAATTGACCGATGAAGCCGCTGAAAAGTTGTTGAAAATCACAAAAATGACGGGCCGGGCCGAAGGCGCGTAA
- a CDS encoding tetratricopeptide repeat protein, which yields MSSLFFWSTWGRTARFTYVIGLLFSAISLVLFVVAWARGLANVVHWDVLSELNELPVTAQSFSDGLLDYAVNSKAYAVSEQFVASAMQIRPGVATAFLIGVSLAFVLLLSAVTRFDRVRYLVSMALLILGLAFFRWEMLEIPGLGGNYLFLILTFIFGSVSYYFHAFRSDHPILIRLGVFSLLIAVVATLLGFLSPVAFPGMILVSYGMPVLLVFSIGFIFFIAPEIIAGLVWITSAGKSESNALQVGQRQTLGFNNFLFISFLYLLNMGLIWLKNTKSIDWDILAISPFVLYLISVTLGVWGFRRLIQQQEAVSFRDSGAYLYVGLVLITTLTMTYAFATGNDPLVELFEDVIVYTHLAVGLCFVAYVAINFLPIYQQHLPVYRVLYKPKRLELSLFRIVGVVGTIVLVASGGLITFRQGVAGYYNGLGDYYVASNEPTSANAFYNLALEQEFQNHKSNYSLASLALAQNNQTAAAFYFQQALLKQPNPHDYAGLSQTFLQTDLFFEAVKTLQRGLRAFPGSGELQNNLGYLYARTSVADSAYYYLKAATGNVARDEVPESNLLSFYARNPTVLAADSTLAKSMTKSTYESYQANALILRLMNQSRLAQPDTTQPDKPAWLTNGPVNQGLSVGRFASLYNYALLSQQPDTSLTGTIKRLSVNPVNQDFSDDLLVARAVAEYTNHNHLDAFGLMNQLAENDQQNGSTYRSIAGLWFLEQGLNRRAAESFAYNSDTASIYYRAVALTKANELAIAQSLWETASKNDPAVAALTQVLYDERKPQTDLEKAVYATYRTDDLNRGAYWETIIDPNLKTVSGVALANNYLDDLQWRNAQLVLSGLPDSDKITSVAMSMRTIAALRLSAFRRSVGSAETMAKKPILASYQAERNYWLGQTYERNRLFAKAKQAYQTAVQLAPLNPDIVSAAAQLQRQQKQARTAYDLVVRALPYNEDNAELLKTYVSLSLDLSLRDYAENGLEKLRAATTPADYQTFLATYQEKMASIENSRQKFRQ from the coding sequence ATGTCGTCCTTATTTTTCTGGTCTACGTGGGGCCGCACCGCTCGGTTTACGTATGTAATAGGTCTTCTTTTTAGTGCTATCAGCCTGGTCCTGTTTGTCGTTGCCTGGGCGCGGGGACTCGCTAATGTCGTACATTGGGATGTACTGAGTGAACTCAATGAATTGCCCGTAACTGCTCAATCGTTCTCGGATGGGTTACTCGATTACGCCGTCAATAGCAAAGCTTACGCCGTGTCGGAGCAGTTTGTGGCCTCGGCAATGCAGATTCGTCCTGGTGTAGCCACCGCCTTTCTAATTGGTGTCAGTCTGGCCTTTGTTCTGCTGCTGAGTGCAGTCACCCGTTTTGACCGAGTGCGTTATCTGGTCAGTATGGCGCTTCTCATACTTGGACTCGCCTTTTTTCGGTGGGAAATGCTCGAAATTCCAGGGCTCGGCGGTAATTATCTTTTCCTGATCTTGACGTTCATTTTTGGATCGGTCAGTTACTATTTTCATGCCTTCCGGTCCGATCACCCAATTTTGATTCGGCTGGGCGTGTTTTCGTTGCTGATAGCTGTCGTAGCAACGCTTCTCGGCTTTTTGTCTCCGGTAGCGTTTCCGGGTATGATCCTCGTAAGTTATGGGATGCCCGTTCTGCTGGTGTTCAGCATCGGCTTTATTTTCTTTATCGCTCCCGAAATCATCGCCGGACTGGTCTGGATTACGTCGGCGGGCAAGTCGGAAAGCAACGCCCTTCAGGTAGGTCAACGGCAAACGTTAGGCTTTAACAACTTTCTGTTTATCAGTTTTTTGTACCTGCTTAATATGGGCCTTATCTGGCTCAAAAACACAAAATCCATTGATTGGGATATACTGGCGATCAGTCCGTTCGTACTCTACCTGATTTCGGTGACGCTGGGTGTATGGGGCTTTCGTCGGTTGATTCAACAACAGGAAGCCGTCTCATTCCGGGATTCGGGGGCATATCTGTACGTAGGTCTGGTCCTGATCACAACGCTGACAATGACGTATGCCTTCGCCACGGGAAATGACCCGCTGGTTGAGCTGTTCGAGGATGTGATTGTTTACACGCACTTGGCTGTTGGCCTCTGTTTTGTGGCTTATGTTGCCATTAATTTTTTGCCTATCTATCAGCAGCATCTGCCTGTTTACCGAGTGCTTTACAAACCCAAACGGCTCGAACTAAGCCTGTTCCGTATTGTTGGGGTTGTCGGGACTATCGTATTGGTAGCGTCGGGTGGTCTGATTACGTTTCGGCAGGGTGTTGCCGGTTATTACAACGGATTGGGTGATTATTACGTCGCGAGCAACGAGCCAACATCGGCGAACGCGTTCTACAATCTGGCATTGGAACAGGAATTTCAGAATCATAAGTCGAATTACTCGCTGGCATCGCTGGCTCTGGCGCAGAACAACCAGACGGCAGCGGCTTTTTATTTCCAGCAAGCCTTGCTGAAACAGCCAAATCCACACGACTACGCCGGACTGAGCCAGACCTTTCTGCAAACGGATTTATTTTTTGAGGCCGTCAAGACGCTGCAACGTGGGCTTCGCGCTTTTCCCGGCAGTGGCGAATTGCAGAACAACCTCGGTTATCTCTACGCCCGCACGAGCGTGGCGGATTCTGCTTATTATTACCTGAAAGCAGCGACGGGCAATGTCGCGCGCGATGAGGTGCCGGAATCGAACCTGCTTTCGTTCTACGCGAGAAATCCGACGGTGCTGGCCGCCGATTCGACGCTGGCAAAGAGTATGACCAAGTCAACGTACGAATCCTATCAGGCCAATGCATTGATCCTACGTCTAATGAATCAGTCCCGGCTAGCCCAACCAGACACAACACAACCGGATAAACCAGCCTGGCTGACGAATGGGCCGGTCAATCAGGGACTAAGCGTTGGACGCTTTGCGAGTCTGTACAATTACGCTCTGTTGAGCCAGCAACCGGATACGAGCCTGACCGGAACGATTAAGCGCTTATCGGTCAATCCCGTAAATCAGGATTTCTCGGATGATTTACTGGTGGCTCGCGCGGTAGCCGAATACACAAATCATAATCACTTGGATGCGTTTGGGCTGATGAATCAGCTGGCTGAAAATGATCAGCAGAATGGTTCTACGTATCGATCAATCGCCGGACTTTGGTTTCTGGAGCAGGGACTGAATCGTCGGGCTGCGGAATCATTCGCTTACAATTCGGATACGGCATCGATTTATTACCGGGCGGTGGCGCTGACCAAAGCCAATGAGCTGGCTATTGCGCAGTCGCTCTGGGAAACGGCTTCCAAAAACGATCCGGCGGTGGCTGCGTTGACGCAGGTACTATATGATGAACGGAAGCCGCAGACGGACCTGGAAAAAGCAGTGTACGCCACCTATCGGACAGATGATCTTAATCGGGGCGCTTACTGGGAAACGATTATCGATCCGAACCTGAAAACCGTTTCGGGTGTCGCGCTGGCCAACAATTACCTCGACGATCTGCAATGGCGGAATGCCCAACTGGTTCTATCCGGTCTGCCGGATTCGGACAAGATCACTTCCGTGGCTATGTCCATGCGGACCATCGCTGCCCTGCGGTTGTCGGCTTTTCGGCGTAGTGTCGGTTCGGCGGAAACAATGGCTAAAAAGCCGATACTAGCCAGCTACCAGGCTGAACGTAACTACTGGCTTGGGCAGACATACGAACGAAATCGCCTGTTTGCCAAGGCGAAACAGGCTTATCAGACTGCTGTGCAATTGGCTCCGCTAAACCCTGACATTGTTTCCGCTGCTGCTCAACTTCAGCGACAACAGAAGCAAGCCAGAACAGCCTATGATCTGGTCGTACGAGCGTTGCCCTACAACGAAGACAACGCCGAATTGCTCAAAACCTACGTTAGCCTGAGCCTTGATCTGAGCCTGCGCGATTACGCCGAAAATGGATTGGAAAAGCTCCGGGCCGCTACTACACCCGCCGATTATCAGACGTTTCTGGCAACTTATCAGGAAAAAATGGCGTCAATCGAAAACAGTCGTCAGAAATTTCGTCAATAG
- the atpD gene encoding F0F1 ATP synthase subunit beta → MSTATAVNKGKITQIIGPVVDVSFESEGARIPAILDALKVTKANGQQVILEVQQHLGEDRIRAIAMDSTDGLYRGLDVIDLGHQITMPTGEGIRGRLFNVVGDAIDGIPQPKTTGIGLPIHRASPKFEDLATSTEVLFTGIKVIDLLEPYAKGGKIGLFGGAGVGKTVLIQELINNIAKAYSGLSVFAGVGERTREGNDLLREMIEAGIIKYGDAFKHSMEEGGWDLSKVDMEEMTKSQATFVFGQMNEPPGARARVALSGLTIAEHFRDGDGEGAGRDILFFVDNIFRFTQAGSEVSALLGRMPSAVGYQPTLATEMGVMQERITSTKRGSITSVQAVYVPADDLTDPAPATTFAHLDATTVLSRKISELGIYPAVDPLDSTSRILTAEILGDEHYNTAQRVKEILQRYKELQDIIAILGLEELSEEDKLVVSRARRVQRFLSQPFFVAEQFTGLKGVLVPIEDTIKGFNQIIDGKYDYLPEAAFNLVGTIEDAVAKGEKLLKEAGQ, encoded by the coding sequence ATGAGTACGGCAACGGCAGTCAATAAGGGTAAGATTACGCAAATAATCGGGCCAGTCGTGGACGTGAGTTTTGAGAGCGAAGGCGCTCGGATTCCGGCCATTCTGGATGCCCTCAAAGTAACTAAAGCCAATGGGCAACAGGTCATCCTGGAGGTACAGCAACACCTTGGGGAAGACCGGATTCGCGCCATCGCCATGGACTCGACCGACGGCCTGTATCGCGGCTTAGACGTCATTGATCTTGGGCATCAAATCACCATGCCAACCGGCGAAGGTATCCGTGGACGGCTATTCAACGTCGTTGGTGATGCCATCGATGGTATTCCTCAGCCTAAAACGACGGGCATCGGCCTACCGATTCACCGGGCCTCTCCGAAATTCGAAGACCTCGCGACATCGACCGAAGTTCTGTTTACAGGTATAAAAGTTATTGACCTCCTTGAGCCTTACGCGAAGGGCGGAAAAATCGGTCTCTTCGGTGGTGCCGGTGTTGGCAAAACCGTATTGATTCAGGAGCTGATCAACAACATTGCAAAGGCTTATTCAGGTCTGTCGGTGTTCGCTGGTGTCGGTGAGCGTACCCGTGAAGGAAATGACCTGCTTCGTGAAATGATCGAAGCCGGTATCATCAAATACGGCGACGCGTTCAAACATTCGATGGAAGAAGGCGGCTGGGATCTTTCCAAAGTAGATATGGAGGAAATGACCAAAAGCCAGGCAACGTTCGTATTCGGTCAAATGAACGAACCGCCGGGAGCCCGCGCTCGTGTGGCCCTGTCAGGTCTGACCATTGCCGAACACTTCCGCGATGGTGATGGTGAAGGTGCCGGTCGCGACATTCTGTTCTTCGTCGATAACATTTTCCGGTTCACACAGGCGGGTTCGGAAGTATCGGCTCTGCTGGGCCGGATGCCATCGGCCGTAGGGTATCAGCCAACGCTTGCTACCGAGATGGGCGTCATGCAGGAGCGTATCACGTCGACCAAGCGTGGTTCGATCACCTCAGTACAGGCCGTTTACGTACCTGCCGATGACTTGACTGACCCAGCGCCGGCTACGACGTTTGCCCACCTTGATGCCACTACGGTATTGAGCCGAAAAATTTCTGAGCTGGGTATCTATCCAGCTGTGGATCCGCTTGACTCTACGTCACGGATTCTGACCGCCGAAATTCTGGGTGATGAGCATTATAACACGGCTCAGCGCGTAAAAGAGATTCTGCAACGCTATAAAGAATTGCAGGATATCATTGCCATCCTAGGTCTGGAAGAATTGTCGGAAGAAGACAAACTGGTTGTATCCCGCGCCCGTCGCGTACAACGCTTCCTGTCGCAGCCGTTCTTCGTGGCGGAACAGTTCACCGGTTTGAAAGGCGTTCTGGTTCCCATCGAAGACACGATCAAAGGATTCAATCAAATCATTGACGGTAAGTATGATTACCTGCCCGAAGCAGCGTTCAACCTCGTCGGTACGATCGAAGACGCCGTAGCGAAAGGTGAGAAACTGCTGAAAGAAGCCGGTCAATAA
- a CDS encoding beta-alanine-activating enzyme beta-propeller domain-containing protein — protein MIRTLSTSLLRLACLVLLVVACTKPDDPMPTNAGNSIESFVFTGFNPTIAGVVDSVAHTIHATVPVGTDLTKLVPTIAVSLNAVVTPASGVAQNFSNPISYTVTGADNKSQAYIVSVSVASPVTNAGTFVYIGNGIGNFFALDGGTGAVKWRVSTGSAISASAFVSAGMVFTGTENGNLFAFDARTGTQRWKYSAGKGILSSPVVSGTLVFAGSEDQVLYALDAMTGSLRWKFGTAGGITSSPVVVDGSVYFGSQDRTLYALEAATGKQRWKFSAGDKITSSPAVVGGLIYVGTDDYNLYALDASMGTIRWKFSTGGRVTSSPTVADGVVYVGSDDYNLYALDAITGAGKWKFSTGGRVTSSPTVANGLVYIGSEDNTLYALNTNTGTQRWKYGTGAGISSSPLVYNGLVYFGGQDSGFYCLNATSGVFWWRVPLDAKIGASPCLANTNVVGFTAGISGGQQ, from the coding sequence ATGATCCGAACGTTATCAACTTCATTGCTGCGACTGGCTTGCCTGGTTCTCCTTGTCGTAGCCTGTACTAAGCCGGATGATCCGATGCCGACCAATGCGGGTAATTCGATCGAGTCATTTGTGTTTACGGGGTTCAATCCAACCATCGCTGGCGTCGTAGATTCGGTGGCTCACACCATTCACGCAACGGTTCCAGTGGGTACGGACCTGACCAAACTGGTGCCCACCATAGCCGTGTCGTTAAATGCGGTCGTGACACCAGCCTCTGGCGTTGCCCAGAATTTTAGTAACCCCATTTCGTACACGGTTACGGGTGCAGATAACAAGAGTCAAGCCTACATCGTCTCGGTCAGTGTGGCTAGCCCCGTTACCAATGCCGGTACGTTTGTGTACATAGGCAACGGAATCGGTAACTTTTTTGCTTTAGATGGTGGCACGGGTGCTGTGAAGTGGCGTGTTTCAACCGGTTCTGCTATCTCGGCCAGTGCGTTTGTATCGGCAGGGATGGTGTTTACAGGTACAGAAAATGGTAATCTTTTTGCGTTCGATGCGAGAACGGGAACGCAACGCTGGAAGTACAGTGCCGGAAAAGGGATATTGTCAAGTCCGGTAGTTTCGGGAACGCTGGTGTTTGCGGGGAGTGAGGATCAGGTTCTTTATGCTCTTGATGCAATGACGGGTTCGTTGCGCTGGAAATTCGGCACTGCCGGTGGAATCACGTCCAGCCCGGTAGTTGTTGACGGGTCCGTCTATTTCGGCAGCCAGGACAGAACACTCTATGCGCTGGAAGCAGCTACCGGGAAACAGCGCTGGAAATTTAGCGCGGGCGATAAAATCACGTCCAGCCCGGCTGTGGTTGGTGGATTGATCTATGTTGGCACCGATGATTACAATCTCTACGCCCTTGATGCGTCAATGGGGACCATCAGGTGGAAATTTAGCACAGGCGGGCGGGTAACGTCGAGCCCGACGGTTGCTGATGGGGTCGTTTACGTGGGTAGTGATGATTACAATCTCTACGCACTCGATGCCATAACGGGAGCTGGTAAGTGGAAATTTAGTACGGGTGGCCGCGTAACGTCGAGCCCGACCGTTGCCAACGGATTAGTTTATATTGGCAGTGAAGACAATACGCTGTACGCCCTAAACACCAACACGGGAACGCAACGCTGGAAATACGGGACAGGGGCTGGTATCAGTTCCAGCCCGCTGGTCTATAACGGGTTGGTCTATTTCGGTGGACAGGATAGCGGTTTTTATTGTCTGAACGCAACGAGCGGAGTGTTCTGGTGGCGTGTTCCGCTTGATGCGAAGATTGGAGCAAGTCCCTGTCTGGCGAATACGAACGTAGTTGGCTTCACGGCGGGTATCAGTGGTGGGCAGCAGTAG
- a CDS encoding ABC transporter ATP-binding protein encodes MNIIETRAIARRYVMGTEVVDALKSITIDIQKGEYVAFMGPSGSGKSTLMNIVGCLDTPTSGQYILNSQDVSSMGENELAEVRNKEIGFVFQTFNLLPRQTSLENVALPLIYAGYNKADRTEKAMLALKNVGLENRAGHRPNELSGGQRQRVAVARALVNDPSILLADEPTGNLDTKTSYEIMDLFDQIHSKGNTVIMVTHEEDIAEYAHRIIRLRDGLIETDRVNTNIRKAHALIQSLE; translated from the coding sequence ATGAATATTATTGAAACTCGTGCTATCGCCAGACGCTACGTAATGGGAACTGAAGTTGTCGATGCATTAAAATCCATCACAATCGATATTCAAAAAGGGGAATACGTCGCCTTTATGGGACCGTCTGGGTCTGGTAAATCGACGCTGATGAACATTGTCGGTTGTCTCGATACGCCAACATCCGGTCAATATATTCTGAACAGTCAGGATGTGAGCAGCATGGGCGAAAACGAACTGGCTGAAGTACGTAACAAGGAAATTGGGTTCGTCTTTCAAACGTTCAATCTGCTACCTCGTCAAACCTCACTCGAAAACGTAGCGCTGCCGCTCATTTACGCGGGTTACAACAAAGCCGATCGGACGGAGAAAGCCATGCTGGCTCTCAAAAATGTTGGTCTGGAAAACCGGGCCGGACACCGTCCCAATGAGCTTTCGGGTGGTCAGCGACAACGGGTGGCTGTAGCGCGGGCATTGGTCAATGACCCCAGCATTCTGCTCGCCGATGAACCGACGGGGAACCTCGACACCAAGACGTCCTATGAGATTATGGATCTGTTCGACCAGATTCATAGCAAGGGAAACACCGTAATTATGGTAACGCACGAAGAAGATATTGCCGAATACGCCCATCGGATTATCCGGCTTCGCGACGGCCTGATCGAAACAGACCGGGTAAATACCAACATTCGCAAAGCGCACGCACTAATTCAGTCATTAGAATAA
- a CDS encoding aldo/keto reductase: protein MEYRKVGDSDLSVSVITFGAWAAGGWMWGGTEQTGAIDAIRASYELGVTSIDTAPIYGQGASEEIVGEAIKDLPRDKIQILTKYGMRWDLAKGDFGFKSQDNAGKPIDVYKYSGKESIIKECEDSLKRLGTDYIDLYQMHWPDITTPIEESMEAVLRLIEQGKIRQAGVSNYTAEQMQLAESVVKLASNQVPFSMLNQAINDSLVPYSLEHKKGILAYSPMERGLLTGKIKPGHQFAEGDHRAGYRFFKEQNIVQTSAFLEKLKPLADEKNASMGQLVIRWTIEQPGITAALVGARNAEQAIQNAKAIDITLSADELAFINEQIQTLELV, encoded by the coding sequence ATGGAATACAGAAAAGTAGGTGATTCGGATCTATCCGTTTCCGTCATCACATTTGGCGCATGGGCGGCCGGGGGTTGGATGTGGGGCGGCACGGAACAAACAGGAGCTATTGACGCCATTAGGGCATCGTACGAGTTGGGCGTGACATCGATCGATACCGCACCCATCTACGGGCAGGGAGCCAGTGAAGAAATAGTCGGTGAAGCCATCAAGGATCTTCCCCGCGATAAAATACAGATTCTGACGAAATACGGCATGCGCTGGGATCTTGCCAAAGGTGATTTTGGCTTTAAAAGTCAGGATAACGCTGGTAAGCCTATCGATGTCTATAAATATTCTGGCAAGGAAAGTATCATTAAGGAATGTGAAGACAGTCTGAAACGGCTTGGCACCGATTACATTGATCTGTATCAAATGCACTGGCCCGACATAACGACTCCAATCGAAGAGAGCATGGAAGCCGTGCTACGGCTGATCGAGCAGGGTAAGATTCGACAAGCGGGAGTCAGCAACTATACGGCCGAACAGATGCAGCTAGCCGAGTCCGTGGTGAAATTGGCATCGAATCAGGTGCCGTTCAGTATGCTCAACCAGGCGATCAATGACTCGCTAGTACCTTACTCACTCGAACATAAAAAAGGTATTCTGGCCTACAGTCCTATGGAACGGGGTCTACTAACCGGAAAAATAAAGCCGGGTCACCAGTTTGCCGAAGGCGATCACCGGGCCGGGTATCGCTTCTTTAAGGAGCAGAACATTGTTCAGACCAGCGCATTTCTGGAGAAACTCAAGCCATTGGCCGATGAGAAAAACGCCAGTATGGGCCAACTGGTTATCCGCTGGACCATCGAACAGCCGGGCATTACCGCAGCACTGGTTGGAGCCCGTAATGCTGAACAGGCCATCCAGAACGCCAAAGCCATCGACATCACACTTTCAGCCGATGAACTGGCGTTCATCAATGAACAAATCCAGACGCTGGAATTAGTTTAA
- a CDS encoding Gfo/Idh/MocA family protein, producing MLATSLSRRNFLAGIGASALTLPMLTDVFGNPIQSDPSQQGRKLGIALVGLGYYSKNLLAPALQETQNCRLAGIVTGTPSKVDEWKQKYNIPQANVYDYKTFDRIADNKDIDVVYVVLPNSMHEEFVIRAAQAGKHVICEKPMAITPKACQNMIDACNKANKQLAIGYRLHYEPFTKEVMRLGQEKVFGPIKFVESSDGFRIGDPTQWRMKKSMAGGGPLMDVGIYAVQGSRYVTGEEPISVTAQFSPKTEPDKFKDVEETMFWQFQFPSGAVSNSTTSYTAGIERLRASCEKGWFELSPAFGYGPLKGMTSKGPIEQPVVNHQAAHMDGVCKDLLDNKKLPDHVTGAEGLRDVRLLQAIYQAAETGRKINLKA from the coding sequence ATGCTAGCAACTTCTCTTTCGCGCCGAAACTTTCTGGCGGGCATTGGCGCATCGGCTCTGACACTACCCATGCTGACCGATGTTTTTGGTAATCCTATTCAATCCGACCCCTCACAGCAGGGCCGAAAACTGGGTATTGCCCTGGTTGGTCTGGGTTATTATAGCAAGAATCTGCTGGCACCCGCTTTGCAGGAAACACAGAATTGTCGCTTGGCGGGCATTGTAACCGGTACTCCATCGAAGGTCGACGAGTGGAAACAGAAGTACAACATTCCACAGGCGAACGTGTACGACTACAAAACGTTTGACCGCATCGCCGACAATAAAGATATTGATGTCGTTTACGTCGTGCTGCCGAACTCAATGCACGAAGAATTCGTGATTCGGGCGGCTCAGGCGGGCAAGCATGTCATCTGCGAAAAGCCGATGGCAATTACCCCGAAAGCGTGTCAAAATATGATCGACGCCTGTAATAAAGCGAACAAACAACTAGCCATCGGCTACCGGCTCCATTACGAGCCATTCACGAAAGAAGTGATGCGGCTCGGCCAGGAAAAAGTGTTTGGTCCTATAAAATTCGTTGAAAGCAGCGATGGCTTTCGAATCGGCGATCCCACCCAATGGCGTATGAAGAAAAGCATGGCGGGCGGTGGACCGTTGATGGACGTGGGCATTTATGCTGTTCAGGGCAGCCGTTATGTTACGGGCGAAGAGCCAATTTCCGTCACGGCCCAGTTTTCGCCTAAAACCGAACCCGACAAATTCAAGGACGTTGAAGAGACCATGTTCTGGCAGTTCCAATTTCCGAGTGGAGCCGTTTCGAACTCAACGACCAGCTATACAGCGGGTATCGAACGACTTCGCGCTTCCTGCGAGAAAGGATGGTTTGAGCTATCACCCGCTTTTGGTTATGGTCCACTGAAGGGAATGACGAGTAAAGGCCCGATCGAGCAACCGGTTGTAAACCATCAGGCTGCGCACATGGATGGGGTTTGCAAAGACCTCCTGGACAATAAAAAACTCCCGGATCATGTTACCGGCGCCGAAGGTCTGCGTGATGTTCGCTTGTTGCAGGCGATCTATCAAGCCGCCGAAACAGGCCGGAAGATCAATCTGAAAGCATAA